TTTATAAGTCATATCTTTTGATTTGCAACTAAATGTTGTTTATAATAAATAGTGTAAAGAAATGGAGGAAGATAATATGTTAGGTTTTATTTGGTCATTAATCGTAGGTGGCGTTTTAGGCGCAATCGGTGGGATGATTCTTGGAAAAGACGTTCCTGGTGGAATGATTGGCAATATTATCGTTGGTTTCCTAGGCTCTTGGATTGGATCTAGTTTATTCGGTACTTGGGGTCCTGTAATAGGTGGTTTTGCTATTTTACCAGCTCTGATTGGTGCAATCATTCTGATTTTCATCTACTCTCTTATTGTTGGAAACCGCAATAAAAGATAGTCAATAATTAGGCTGAGATTAATAGTCTCAGCCTTTTTTATTTGCTTAAAAACTTTCTTCTCACTTTCACCTTTGTTATACTTATTAAGATAGCACGACTAAAGAAAGAAGGAATTTCAATGGCCATCGAACAATACAAACTTCAATTAAACACCCCTCTCATGACAGTCTGGGATTTTATTTCAATTCCAGAAAACTGGTTACCCTTATTACCAGATTTCATCCGTCTTAACCAACTAAGTCTAACAACTTATCACGTCTTTCTTTATCTTAAGCTAGGACCTATTGATCGCGAAGTTCAACTTGAATTTAATATCCAACTAAATAAACAAACTCATTCTGTTGATTTTACTTTTCATTCAACAACTGGAAAAGTAACAGGATATGGTTTTTTAAAAGCCGATGCACCAACAACAACGACAACAAATTTGACCTTAGCTATTGAAGTCAAATTAAGCGGTAAAACAGGTCTACTTTTTAAACCTGCCTTAACTTCCTTAAAAACCTCTTGGAGCCAAGAAACCTTAAACAAACTTGCTCTTCTTTTAAATGAATCAGAAAACTAAAAATAATTCTTGCTATGTAATGCATTACATCTGCTATACTAAAATTGTAAACGTTTTAATACAAATCAGAAAATTGGAGGTTTTTTTATGAAAATAATTATTGAAGAAAACTATGAACAATTAAGTCAAACCACTGCTCAAATTTTATTAGGTCATATGCACCAAGACAAACGGGTTAATGTTTCAGTGACTGCTGGAAATAGCCCAAAACGTTTTTATGAAATCATCACCCCACTAGTAAAAAATAAAACACATTTAGCAAATGTTCACTACTATAGTTTTGATGAAGTTCCATTTAAAGGTGAAGCTGTCGGTATGACTGAAGGCTTGTTACGAGCTGAATATTTTGGACCTGCAGAAATCGCTGAAAGCAACATTCATTTATTATCACCCGATAACTACCAAAAGTTCGATGCTGAAATTGCCAATGCTGGTGGACTTGATGTGATGCTCATCGGAATTGGTGGGGATGGTCATTTTTGTGCCAACATGCCAGATTCAACTCGCTTCGATGCTATGACTCATAAAGTTGATATTTTACCAGAATATCCTTGGTATGACGGCCTTAAAGCAGATGCTGGTGACAAAATGCCAGATGCTTTTTATACAATGGGAGCAGCTAGTATTATGAAAGTGAAGCATTTAGTTCTGATTGCCAATGGAAAACATAAAGCCGACATTCTAAAAAAAGCCTTAGAAGGACCTGTTGACCCAAATATTCCGTCTTCCATTTTAAAATTACATCCTAATTTAACCGTTATTTTAGATCAAGAAGCCGCTTCTGCGCTTGACAAATAAAAAGCTCGTTGAGCCCGTTCAGCTACGATAAGAGCTAGCCTATAAACAAAAAACGACTGGTGAGTTACACACCAGCCGTTTTTTTAATTTGATATATACTTCCCAACAAAGTCTTGAATTTTTTGACTATATTCGACTTTATTTTTTTCATAGGCTTTAGCATGTTCAGAATTGGGCGCAATATATAACTCTTTTTCTGAAGCATTTGCTTCGTAAACTTTATAAACCATTTCAGTTGGCACAAAAGAATCTTGATCCCCATGAATAAAGAGCATTGGCACTTTATTTTTCTTGACTTGTTCTACAGCACTAGCCTCTTCAAAACTATAACCAGCACGGATCTTCGTAACCACACTTGTAATTGGGACTAAAGGAAAACTTGGTAAATTATATAGCTCTTTTAATTGAACATTTAATTCATCGGTAACAGAACTATACCCACAGTCCTCAACAATGACTTTAACATTCTTAGGTAGCTTTTCTCCACTTGTCATCATAACAGTTGCAGCACCCATACTAACGCCATGCAAAGCAATTTCAGTATCAGACCCAACTTTATCAATCATCAATTGAATCCATTGTTGGTAATCTTTACGCTCTGGCCAACCAAAACCAATATAATTGCCTTCGCTTGAGCCGTGACCGCGTGCATCTGGAGCTAAAATATTAAAGCCCATATCATGATACAATTTAGCATACGGTGCCATCTCTTCCAAATTCCCACTGTATCCATGAGCTAAGATCACAACCTTATTACTTGGCTTTTCAGCAGCAATGTAGATGCTCGACAGGACTAAATCATCATTTGAGGTTAACTTAATTTCTTCACGGTCTGCCTCCGTGTACCATTTTTTTTCAGCTGCCCAAGGATCTTTTTTATCAACTTTTTTGTCGTTACTTTCTAAAAAATCTTTCTTATTAATAGCTACAGCAACGTCATAGAAATATAAACCAGCCCCAGCTAAACCTAAAACGGTAATAGTAGCTAAGCTTGATAATCCAATAATAATTTTTTTCTTCATCGTCTAACTTGTACCTCCTACTTAAAAATATGCCTATTTTTTTTATTTAAAGAACTAAAATTCATATCTAGCGTAACGCTAGTCTTTATCAGTTTATATAAGATTTTGACTATTGGCAAGCAAATTAAAGCTTTTAGAAAAATTTAATCTGCTTTTGTAGAATTTTAGTCAAAAAAGCTTTTGAACATGGTACTCGTTTAGAGTACGCCATATTCAAAAGCTTTAATATTCTATTTAGTTGAAAAATCAGCTTTCAGCAAGCTCAATTTCTTTATGAAGATTGGAATCATCAAATTCAGTTTCCATAAAAGTTGCATCATGAATTTGAAAGTGTTGCTCTAACGTCTCAATCGTTTCAATTTCAACTTGACCTCTTTCGATAACAAA
This Carnobacterium maltaromaticum DSM 20342 DNA region includes the following protein-coding sequences:
- a CDS encoding GlsB/YeaQ/YmgE family stress response membrane protein, translated to MLGFIWSLIVGGVLGAIGGMILGKDVPGGMIGNIIVGFLGSWIGSSLFGTWGPVIGGFAILPALIGAIILIFIYSLIVGNRNKR
- a CDS encoding glucosamine-6-phosphate deaminase; the encoded protein is MKIIIEENYEQLSQTTAQILLGHMHQDKRVNVSVTAGNSPKRFYEIITPLVKNKTHLANVHYYSFDEVPFKGEAVGMTEGLLRAEYFGPAEIAESNIHLLSPDNYQKFDAEIANAGGLDVMLIGIGGDGHFCANMPDSTRFDAMTHKVDILPEYPWYDGLKADAGDKMPDAFYTMGAASIMKVKHLVLIANGKHKADILKKALEGPVDPNIPSSILKLHPNLTVILDQEAASALDK
- a CDS encoding alpha/beta hydrolase, whose product is MKKKIIIGLSSLATITVLGLAGAGLYFYDVAVAINKKDFLESNDKKVDKKDPWAAEKKWYTEADREEIKLTSNDDLVLSSIYIAAEKPSNKVVILAHGYSGNLEEMAPYAKLYHDMGFNILAPDARGHGSSEGNYIGFGWPERKDYQQWIQLMIDKVGSDTEIALHGVSMGAATVMMTSGEKLPKNVKVIVEDCGYSSVTDELNVQLKELYNLPSFPLVPITSVVTKIRAGYSFEEASAVEQVKKNKVPMLFIHGDQDSFVPTEMVYKVYEANASEKELYIAPNSEHAKAYEKNKVEYSQKIQDFVGKYISN